The Coleofasciculus chthonoplastes PCC 7420 genome contains the following window.
GCTGATCAGGAGACACAAGTATCCACACCTCCTGATAACTTAAGCCCAAGTCTTCTGGTGTGGTTTTAATAGTCTTAGAGGGAACAAAAACTAGCCGATTTTGCCCTAACCAGATAGAGATACAGGCTAACAGATAAACGATGGCGACAATTCCCGCTAGAATTAGGAACCTCTTTCCCAGAAATAAACTATAATTATTCATTCCCGTAATAGTCTCCCTGGGCAAATCAAAGCGTTAAACGACTACAAACTTGATGCTATTTTTGAATCACCGTGTTTTCCTATCAGGGCGGGTTGAGTCAAGTTATCGGTTTTCTCAATAATGTTATCGGTCAAACCCGCCCCTACAAATTATATCTCCTTGCACCTGTAGCCCCCCTGCACCTGTAGCCTCCCTGCACCCAGACGTGCCATGGCACGTCTCTACATGTTCTATTTAAGCGGTGGTTGCTTGAGATGCCAATCCGTAGACTGTTCGTAAGCGTAAGCGACTTGAAATACCTGTTCTTCGCCCAATACTTTTCCAATTAGTTGCATCCCAATGGGTAATCCTTGGTCATCAAATCCACAAGGAATACTCATTCCTGGTAATCCTGACAAGTTGACGGGAATTGTCATTAAGTCCGATAAGTACATGGTTAACGGATCTGAGATTTTTTCTCCGGCTTTAAATGCAGGAGTTGGGGCGGTGGGACAAACTAAAACATCCACCTTTTCAAAGGCTTGCTCGAAGTCTTGCTTAATTAGGGTACGAACTTTTTGCGCTTTGAGGTAATAGGCGTCATAATAGCCAGCGGATAGAGCATAGGTTCCCAACATAATCCGGCGCTTGACTTCCGCTCCGAACCCGGCTGCACGAGTTTTCTTGTACATTTCTAAAAGATTTTCGGCTTCTGGCGTGCGAAACCCATATTTGACGCCATCGTAGCGAGCTAGGTTGGCTGAGGCTTCACTGGGAGCAATAATATAGTAGGCGGGCAACCCATAGCGAAATCGGGGACAAGAAATTTCTTGTACTTCAGCACCTAGGCTTTTGAGCTGATCAATGGCGTTTTGAACGGTTTGGGCAATGACGGGATCTAAGCCTTCACCAAAGGTTTCTTTAATAATGCCAATTTTAAGCCCTTTGGATTTTAAATCAGGTTGCAGGGATTTGGTGTAGTCGGGAATCTCCAGCTTGAGACTGGTTGAGTCATTCGGATCATAGCCTGCGATCGCGTTAAGTAAAATAGCTGCATCTTCTACACTTCGTCCAAACGGACCAATTTGATCCAACGACGACGCATAGGCGACTAAACCATAACGAGACACTAACCCATAGGTGGGTTTCATGCCGACAATCCCGCAGAATGATGCAGGTAGACGAATCGATCCCCCTGTATCAGAACCAAGCGCCACCACACATTCGCTAGCCGCAACCGCCGTAGCCGAACCCCCAGAGGAACCCCCAGGAACGCGGGATAAGTCCCATGGATTCGCCGTCTGTTGATAAGCAGAGGTTTCGCAGGAACTCCCCATGGCAAATTCATCTAAATTAGTTTTGCCCACCATGACAGCACCTGCATCCTTAAGTTTTTGAGTCACGGTGGATTCATAAGGCGGGACGAAGTTTTCCAGGATACGAGAGGCGCAGGTGGTGGGAATACCTTGAGTGCACATATTATCTTTGATGCCAATCGGAATCCCCGCCAACATGCCGATTTCTTCCCCCGCTGCGATTTTGGCATCCACTTGACGCGCCTGTTCAAGGGCATAGTCGGCTGTAATATGCAAAAAGCTATGGATTTTGGGTTCTAGCGCCTGAATGCGATCGAGGGCGTCTTGCGTGATTTCAACACTGGTGCGTTCTTTGTCGATAAGTTGTTGGTGCAGCTCACGAATGGATGCCATGCTTGTACCTATTTATATTGATTTACCATGTTTGCCTTTCGTATTTTGGCAAAAATTCACCGAAAAAGTTTGAGGATCGGGGGGGTTTGGAGACCAAACCCCTACTGCTGTTGCGCCTGATAGGTCAAAAATTGTTGCAAAACTCCCACCGTTTCAAAATGATAAGCGGGCAATAGGGGGCTGATATTAATATCGGTGCGGTAAATGCTGAAAATTACCCAGTTTTGTCGTTC
Protein-coding sequences here:
- the gatA gene encoding Asp-tRNA(Asn)/Glu-tRNA(Gln) amidotransferase subunit GatA — encoded protein: MASIRELHQQLIDKERTSVEITQDALDRIQALEPKIHSFLHITADYALEQARQVDAKIAAGEEIGMLAGIPIGIKDNMCTQGIPTTCASRILENFVPPYESTVTQKLKDAGAVMVGKTNLDEFAMGSSCETSAYQQTANPWDLSRVPGGSSGGSATAVAASECVVALGSDTGGSIRLPASFCGIVGMKPTYGLVSRYGLVAYASSLDQIGPFGRSVEDAAILLNAIAGYDPNDSTSLKLEIPDYTKSLQPDLKSKGLKIGIIKETFGEGLDPVIAQTVQNAIDQLKSLGAEVQEISCPRFRYGLPAYYIIAPSEASANLARYDGVKYGFRTPEAENLLEMYKKTRAAGFGAEVKRRIMLGTYALSAGYYDAYYLKAQKVRTLIKQDFEQAFEKVDVLVCPTAPTPAFKAGEKISDPLTMYLSDLMTIPVNLSGLPGMSIPCGFDDQGLPIGMQLIGKVLGEEQVFQVAYAYEQSTDWHLKQPPLK